The following coding sequences lie in one Peribacillus frigoritolerans genomic window:
- the ftsH gene encoding ATP-dependent zinc metalloprotease FtsH: MNRIFRNTIFYLLIFLVIIGIVSIFNNNNEPNVKLTQDEFYKHLESGDVTSLTMQPESSVFEITGKLKGYEENKFFVTYVPFSEYSQSRINDAVTKLGKDIINVEPPEKTSGWVTFFTSIIPFVIIFILFFFLLNQAQGGGGGRVMNFGKSKAKLYNDDKKKVRFNDVAGADEEKQELVEVVEFLKDPRKYAELGARIPKGVLLVGPPGTGKTLLARAVAGEAGTPFFSISGSDFVEMFVGVGASRVRDLFENAKKNAPCIIFIDEIDAVGRQRGAGLGGGHDEREQTLNQLLVEMDGFGGNEGIIIIAATNRADVLDPALLRPGRFDRQITVGRPDVKGREEVLKVHARNKPLAETVDLKAIAQRTPGFSGADLENLLNEAALVAARQDKKKIDMSDLDEASDRVIAGPAKKNRVISKKERNIVAWHEAGHTIIGLVLDDAEVVHKVTIVPRGQAGGYAVMLPKEDRFFMTEPELKDKIVGLLGGRVAEEVTFGEVSTGAHNDFQRATGIARSMVMEYGMSKLGPLQFGNSQGQVFLGRDFNNDQNYSDAIAYEIDLEIQRIIKEAYERCKKILTENREKLDLVAKTLLEVETLDAEQIKSLFHKGKLPERDYTALNGNLTTDENVKVNINKKKEEKEALLDPLDKRGPEDLEITEEGLNTPPIKEGAPQDQPLSFPNEDDNKKS, translated from the coding sequence AACAATGAACCAAACGTAAAATTGACCCAAGATGAATTCTATAAGCATTTGGAGAGTGGGGACGTTACATCACTTACGATGCAGCCCGAAAGCAGTGTATTTGAAATCACAGGAAAGCTCAAAGGTTATGAGGAAAACAAATTCTTTGTGACGTACGTGCCTTTCAGTGAGTATTCGCAAAGCCGGATCAATGACGCTGTAACCAAGCTGGGAAAAGACATCATCAATGTCGAACCTCCAGAAAAGACAAGTGGCTGGGTGACATTTTTCACTTCCATCATTCCATTTGTAATCATTTTTATCCTCTTCTTCTTTTTACTTAACCAAGCTCAAGGCGGCGGTGGTGGCCGCGTCATGAACTTCGGGAAAAGTAAGGCGAAATTGTATAATGATGATAAGAAAAAAGTACGCTTCAATGATGTTGCCGGAGCGGACGAAGAAAAGCAGGAACTTGTCGAGGTCGTTGAATTCTTGAAAGACCCTCGCAAATATGCCGAGCTTGGTGCCCGGATTCCTAAAGGGGTACTTTTAGTTGGGCCTCCTGGTACAGGTAAAACTTTACTTGCACGAGCAGTAGCTGGTGAAGCCGGAACTCCTTTCTTCTCAATCAGTGGTTCTGATTTTGTTGAGATGTTTGTGGGTGTCGGTGCATCCCGTGTTCGTGATTTGTTTGAAAATGCTAAGAAGAATGCACCATGTATCATCTTTATCGATGAAATTGATGCAGTCGGACGTCAACGTGGAGCAGGTCTTGGTGGCGGTCACGATGAACGTGAACAGACATTGAACCAACTCCTGGTGGAGATGGATGGTTTCGGTGGTAATGAAGGAATCATAATCATTGCTGCGACTAACCGTGCTGATGTATTGGATCCGGCATTATTGCGTCCAGGACGTTTTGACCGTCAAATAACGGTAGGCCGCCCTGATGTCAAGGGCCGTGAAGAAGTGCTGAAAGTGCATGCGCGCAATAAACCTTTAGCAGAAACAGTCGATTTGAAAGCGATCGCTCAGCGTACTCCAGGATTTTCTGGTGCCGATCTTGAAAACTTACTGAATGAAGCGGCTCTTGTAGCTGCCCGTCAAGATAAGAAGAAGATCGACATGTCCGATTTGGATGAAGCTTCGGATCGTGTTATCGCTGGACCTGCCAAGAAAAACCGTGTCATTTCCAAAAAGGAAAGAAATATCGTAGCGTGGCATGAAGCAGGCCATACCATTATTGGATTGGTTCTGGATGATGCCGAAGTCGTTCATAAAGTTACGATTGTCCCTCGTGGTCAAGCTGGCGGTTATGCAGTTATGCTGCCGAAAGAAGATCGTTTCTTCATGACGGAACCTGAGCTTAAAGATAAAATCGTAGGACTATTGGGTGGCCGTGTAGCCGAAGAAGTTACATTCGGAGAAGTGAGTACCGGTGCGCATAACGACTTCCAGCGTGCAACGGGCATAGCTCGGAGCATGGTTATGGAATATGGCATGAGTAAGCTTGGGCCGCTTCAATTCGGTAACTCTCAAGGTCAGGTCTTCCTAGGCCGCGATTTCAACAATGATCAAAACTATTCAGATGCAATAGCATATGAAATCGATCTTGAAATTCAACGTATCATCAAGGAAGCATACGAAAGATGTAAGAAGATCCTTACTGAAAATCGTGAAAAACTTGATTTGGTTGCAAAAACCCTGCTTGAAGTGGAAACACTTGATGCTGAACAAATCAAAAGTTTATTCCATAAAGGTAAATTGCCAGAACGTGATTATACGGCACTGAATGGGAACTTAACCACTGATGAGAATGTCAAGGTGAACATCAATAAGAAGAAGGAAGAAAAAGAGGCCCTATTAGATCCGTTGGATAAAAGAGGACCTGAGGACCTTGAAATAACGGAGGAAGGATTGAATACTCCTCCAATCAAAGAAGGTGCACCTCAAGATCAGCCGCTTTCCTTCCCGAACGAAGATGACAATAAAAAGTCTTAA
- a CDS encoding type III pantothenate kinase has protein sequence MIFVLDVGNTNTVLGVYDEDILKYHWRIETNRHKTEDEYGMVIKSLLQHEGLSFDQFDGIIISSVVPPIMFALERMCKKYFGIKPLIVGPGIKTGLNIKYENPREVGADRIVNAVAGIQEYGSPLIIVDFGTATTYCYINEDKQYMGGAIAPGINISTEALYSKAAKLPRIEISRPEGIIGKNTVSAMQAGILYGYVGQVEGIVNRIKAQSNLEPTVIATGGLATLIANESTVIDVVEPFLTLKGLQLIYKRNREQVKK, from the coding sequence ATGATTTTTGTATTGGATGTTGGGAATACGAATACTGTATTAGGCGTATACGATGAAGATATTTTAAAATATCATTGGCGAATAGAGACTAACCGTCACAAGACAGAAGATGAGTATGGAATGGTCATAAAGTCTTTGCTTCAACATGAAGGTCTTTCGTTTGATCAATTTGATGGAATCATTATTTCTTCGGTAGTTCCGCCGATTATGTTTGCGCTTGAACGTATGTGCAAAAAATACTTTGGAATTAAACCGCTAATAGTTGGACCTGGAATAAAAACTGGATTGAATATTAAATACGAAAATCCCCGTGAGGTGGGAGCCGACCGAATCGTTAATGCGGTTGCAGGCATTCAGGAATATGGAAGCCCTCTCATTATCGTGGATTTTGGTACGGCAACGACATATTGCTACATAAATGAGGATAAACAATACATGGGCGGAGCCATTGCTCCGGGTATAAATATTTCTACTGAAGCACTTTATTCAAAAGCAGCCAAACTTCCAAGAATAGAAATCAGCCGACCGGAAGGGATTATTGGGAAAAATACGGTGTCCGCCATGCAGGCTGGCATTTTGTATGGATATGTTGGACAGGTAGAAGGAATCGTTAATCGAATTAAGGCGCAAAGTAATCTAGAACCAACGGTAATAGCGACAGGCGGACTGGCTACCTTAATTGCTAATGAGTCCACTGTGATTGACGTTGTGGAGCCATTTTTGACCTTGAAGGGGCTGCAGCTGATTTATAAACGTAATCGGGAGCAAGTGAAGAAGTAA
- the hslO gene encoding Hsp33 family molecular chaperone HslO — MKDYLIKALGYEGQVRAYAVSTTDTVGEAQRRHYTWPTASAALGRAMTAGVMMGGMLKGEEKLTIKIEGGGPIGSILVDSNAKGEVRGYVTHPQTHFDLNEQGKLDVRRAVGTDGLLTVVKDIGLRDYFSGQVPLVSGELGEDFTYYFVTSEQVPSSVGVGVLVNPDNSILAAGGFIIQLMPGTSEDTISKIENRLSTITPVSKMIQSGMTPEEILTEILGEGNVNILEKMDVQFSCQCSRERIATALISLGQAEIRDIIETDGQAEAHCHFCNQTYQFSKEELEELEEETKK; from the coding sequence ATGAAGGATTATCTAATAAAGGCGTTAGGCTATGAAGGACAGGTACGGGCATATGCTGTTTCAACAACAGACACCGTAGGAGAAGCGCAGCGACGCCATTATACATGGCCTACTGCTTCTGCTGCCCTAGGACGGGCTATGACGGCAGGCGTTATGATGGGCGGAATGTTAAAAGGTGAAGAAAAGCTGACGATTAAAATCGAGGGCGGTGGACCGATTGGTTCCATCCTGGTCGACAGCAATGCAAAAGGAGAAGTCCGCGGATATGTCACTCACCCGCAAACCCACTTTGATTTGAATGAGCAGGGAAAGCTGGATGTAAGGAGAGCGGTGGGTACCGATGGATTGCTGACTGTTGTCAAAGACATTGGTCTTCGTGATTATTTTTCGGGGCAAGTACCGCTTGTATCGGGAGAGTTAGGTGAAGATTTCACTTATTACTTTGTTACTTCCGAACAGGTGCCATCATCTGTGGGGGTTGGGGTTCTCGTGAATCCGGATAATTCAATCCTTGCAGCGGGTGGATTTATCATTCAGTTGATGCCGGGTACATCCGAAGATACGATTTCCAAAATCGAAAATCGACTAAGCACGATAACTCCTGTTTCCAAGATGATTCAAAGTGGCATGACTCCTGAAGAAATCCTAACCGAAATATTAGGTGAGGGCAATGTGAATATACTAGAAAAAATGGATGTCCAATTCTCCTGTCAATGTTCCAGGGAGAGAATTGCCACCGCATTGATTAGCCTAGGGCAAGCTGAGATCCGGGATATCATTGAGACAGACGGACAAGCGGAGGCGCATTGTCATTTTTGCAATCAGACCTACCAATTCTCGAAGGAAGAACTCGAGGAATTAGAGGAAGAAACAAAAAAATAA
- a CDS encoding peptidyl-prolyl cis-trans isomerase yields MPKQKLRAIIAGLALLNLLTIIIFVIKPLIISKSVIGEETAAKVGSKDISREAWINELEKRYGEDVLEDMVDKEVVKQAAEKYKVKTSDEELDRELKMMKTMYGTAGQNLNKSNDQLRQEIQSSLLLEKLLTKDVSVSETAMRSHYDNNKDIYRIPTAFHVSHITTSTKKQADQVIRELEKGVSFDVLAMEKSLDEFTANQGGDMGYISQDNEQVSKEYITAAEKLKVKKWSDAIQTEDGWAVLYLHERIKGKQYEYEEVKDKIHRQIALEQIQTPVSGKIFWDEFDVEWFYGLKEEK; encoded by the coding sequence TTGCCAAAACAAAAGCTTCGGGCGATTATTGCCGGCCTTGCCTTGTTGAACCTTTTGACTATCATTATCTTTGTCATAAAACCACTAATCATTTCAAAATCCGTCATTGGGGAAGAAACGGCCGCAAAGGTTGGATCCAAGGATATTTCCCGGGAAGCATGGATTAATGAGCTCGAAAAAAGATATGGGGAAGATGTACTTGAGGATATGGTCGATAAAGAGGTAGTGAAACAGGCAGCTGAAAAATACAAAGTGAAGACTTCGGATGAAGAGCTTGATCGGGAACTTAAAATGATGAAAACGATGTATGGGACTGCCGGTCAGAACCTTAATAAAAGTAACGATCAACTGAGGCAGGAAATTCAGTCGAGTCTCCTTCTCGAGAAGCTCCTCACCAAGGACGTTTCGGTTTCCGAAACGGCAATGCGGAGTCATTATGATAATAATAAGGATATCTACAGAATCCCTACTGCTTTCCATGTTTCCCATATCACCACTTCTACAAAAAAGCAGGCAGACCAAGTCATACGTGAACTGGAGAAGGGTGTCTCCTTTGATGTATTGGCAATGGAGAAGTCCCTTGATGAATTCACTGCCAATCAAGGAGGCGACATGGGTTATATATCCCAGGATAACGAGCAAGTCTCCAAGGAATACATAACCGCTGCCGAGAAATTGAAGGTGAAGAAGTGGAGTGATGCAATCCAAACGGAGGATGGCTGGGCCGTTCTCTACCTGCATGAAAGAATAAAGGGCAAGCAGTATGAATATGAAGAAGTTAAAGACAAGATTCACCGCCAAATAGCTCTTGAACAGATTCAGACACCGGTCTCGGGTAAAATTTTCTGGGATGAATTTGATGTAGAATGGTTTTATGGATTGAAGGAAGAAAAGTAG
- the cysK gene encoding cysteine synthase A: protein MARIANSVIDLIGQTPIVKLNKLQNENSADIYLKLEYFNPGSSVKDRIALAMIEAAEKNGTLKPGDTIIEPTSGNTGIGLAMVAAAKGYKSILVMPETMSLERRNLLRAYGAELVLTPGPEGMKGAIAKATELSKEKGYFIPQQFENEANPEVHRNTTGPEIVEAFGDEGLDAFVAGIGTGGTITGAGEVLREKFPDIKIYAVEPADSPVLSGGTPGPHKIQGIGAGFIPSILNTDLYDEIIQVNTEESFDYARRAAKEEGILGGISSGGAIAAAIKVADKLGKGKKVLAIIPSNGERYLSTPLYNFE from the coding sequence ATGGCACGTATAGCTAATTCTGTAATCGATTTAATTGGACAAACACCTATTGTTAAGTTAAACAAGCTTCAAAATGAAAACAGTGCAGATATTTATTTGAAACTTGAGTATTTTAACCCAGGCAGCAGTGTAAAAGACCGTATCGCCCTTGCGATGATCGAAGCGGCAGAAAAAAATGGTACTCTTAAGCCAGGTGATACGATCATTGAACCTACAAGCGGAAATACGGGAATAGGTTTGGCAATGGTAGCTGCGGCAAAGGGCTATAAATCAATTCTGGTTATGCCGGAGACGATGAGCTTGGAACGCCGTAACTTGCTTCGCGCATATGGGGCAGAATTAGTTCTTACTCCTGGACCTGAAGGAATGAAGGGTGCAATCGCAAAGGCGACTGAGCTTTCTAAAGAAAAAGGTTACTTCATTCCACAGCAATTCGAAAACGAAGCCAACCCTGAAGTACATCGGAACACTACAGGCCCTGAAATCGTTGAAGCCTTTGGAGATGAAGGCTTGGATGCATTCGTTGCCGGAATCGGTACTGGGGGAACCATAACAGGTGCCGGTGAAGTCCTGCGTGAAAAATTCCCTGACATTAAAATTTACGCTGTTGAACCTGCGGATTCTCCAGTATTATCGGGTGGGACTCCAGGACCTCATAAAATCCAAGGAATCGGAGCAGGCTTCATTCCAAGTATATTGAATACAGATCTCTATGACGAAATCATTCAAGTCAATACAGAGGAATCTTTTGATTATGCACGCCGCGCAGCAAAAGAAGAAGGAATCCTTGGCGGAATTTCTTCTGGAGGTGCAATCGCAGCTGCCATTAAAGTGGCTGACAAACTGGGAAAAGGCAAAAAGGTACTTGCCATCATACCGAGTAATGGTGAACGCTACTTAAGTACACCATTATATAACTTTGAGTAA
- the folP gene encoding dihydropteroate synthase has protein sequence MSLAGASKIKCGSFDLDYSKKTLIMGILNVTPDSFSDGGKYNRIDAALKHAERMVNDGADILDVGGESTRPNYERISDEEEIERVAPIIEAISRNIEIPISVDTYKSRVAEEAVKAGAHILNDIWGGKADTLMSRVAAEYKVPIILMHNRGNMEYGHFVRDVLQDLFESIMLVKDAGVKDENIILDPGIGFAKDLKLNLEMMRNLDKLVSLGYPVLLATSRKSMIGHVLDLPPSERMEGTAATICHGIQQGCQMVRVHDVKEMARTAKMMDALLGKGE, from the coding sequence ATGTCATTAGCAGGAGCATCAAAAATAAAATGCGGTTCATTTGATTTGGATTACAGCAAGAAAACCTTAATCATGGGGATTTTGAATGTTACGCCGGATTCCTTTTCGGATGGCGGAAAATATAATCGGATAGATGCTGCTTTGAAGCATGCTGAACGAATGGTCAACGATGGCGCGGATATATTGGATGTAGGTGGTGAGTCGACCCGGCCTAACTATGAGAGGATATCTGATGAAGAGGAAATAGAGAGAGTCGCCCCAATTATTGAAGCCATATCGCGTAATATTGAGATTCCGATATCGGTCGATACGTATAAATCAAGAGTTGCAGAAGAGGCGGTAAAGGCAGGAGCCCATATATTAAATGATATTTGGGGAGGTAAAGCCGATACCTTGATGTCAAGGGTTGCTGCGGAATATAAGGTGCCGATTATCTTGATGCATAACAGGGGTAATATGGAATATGGACATTTTGTCCGGGATGTACTTCAAGATTTATTCGAAAGCATCATGTTGGTGAAGGATGCAGGTGTCAAGGATGAAAACATCATTCTCGATCCAGGAATTGGCTTTGCGAAAGATTTAAAGTTAAATTTAGAAATGATGAGGAATCTTGATAAGCTGGTATCGTTAGGTTATCCAGTTCTGTTAGCCACATCAAGAAAGTCCATGATTGGCCATGTTCTGGACCTGCCGCCTAGTGAGCGGATGGAAGGCACTGCCGCTACAATTTGCCATGGAATTCAACAAGGCTGTCAGATGGTTCGCGTACATGATGTGAAGGAAATGGCACGGACTGCAAAGATGATGGATGCTCTATTAGGAAAAGGTGAATGA
- the folB gene encoding dihydroneopterin aldolase: MDKIYVNKMEFYGYHGVFPEETKLGQRFKVDLIVQTDLAKAGKSDNLEDSINYGELYEVCKSVVEGEPFKLVEAVAEKIASELLNKYSSIETCTVKVYKPDPPIAGHYESVAIEIVRGR, from the coding sequence ATGGATAAGATATATGTGAATAAGATGGAGTTTTACGGTTATCATGGAGTTTTTCCGGAGGAAACGAAGCTTGGTCAGCGGTTTAAAGTGGATTTAATCGTCCAGACTGATTTAGCCAAGGCAGGGAAGAGTGACAACCTTGAAGACTCAATCAACTATGGCGAGTTATATGAAGTGTGTAAAAGTGTTGTTGAGGGAGAACCTTTTAAGTTAGTGGAAGCTGTCGCTGAAAAAATCGCTTCTGAACTGCTTAATAAATATTCTTCCATCGAGACATGCACCGTCAAGGTTTATAAACCAGATCCTCCAATAGCAGGTCACTATGAGTCTGTTGCTATAGAGATTGTAAGGGGACGCTGA
- the folK gene encoding 2-amino-4-hydroxy-6-hydroxymethyldihydropteridine diphosphokinase → MINIAYLSIGSNLGDRLETFRRAFQLLSDNPHIKMMACSSLYETDPIGYEDQDCFLNAVLKVETDLEPENLLHACMKIEQDLGRKREIRWGPRTIDLDILLYNQENIKTEILSVPHPRMHERAFVIVPLMEVDPDISLPQMDAPLSDLLEQISDKEGVRLWKVKNGEGVFALFES, encoded by the coding sequence GTGATAAATATTGCTTACCTTTCAATAGGGTCGAACTTAGGGGATCGCCTTGAAACATTCCGAAGAGCTTTCCAATTATTGTCTGATAATCCGCATATCAAGATGATGGCCTGCTCTTCTTTATATGAAACAGACCCGATAGGATATGAAGACCAGGACTGTTTTTTAAATGCTGTTCTTAAAGTGGAAACCGATTTAGAACCTGAAAACTTACTTCACGCTTGTATGAAAATCGAACAAGATTTAGGAAGAAAAAGGGAAATTAGGTGGGGTCCCCGTACTATAGACCTTGACATTTTGTTATATAATCAAGAAAATATTAAGACAGAGATTCTTTCAGTCCCGCACCCTCGTATGCACGAGAGGGCTTTTGTTATCGTGCCTTTAATGGAAGTGGACCCTGATATATCACTTCCGCAAATGGATGCACCTTTGAGCGACCTGCTTGAACAGATTTCGGATAAAGAAGGAGTTCGATTATGGAAGGTGAAAAATGGGGAAGGCGTATTCGCGCTTTTCGAAAGTTAA
- a CDS encoding helix-turn-helix domain-containing protein produces MEGEKWGRRIRAFRKLKGYTQEGFAREIGVSVSLLGEVERGNRNPSEAFLLEVAEILHVSIEELQPPDDK; encoded by the coding sequence ATGGAAGGTGAAAAATGGGGAAGGCGTATTCGCGCTTTTCGAAAGTTAAAGGGTTATACCCAGGAAGGGTTTGCGAGGGAAATTGGTGTTTCCGTTTCCTTGCTGGGAGAAGTCGAACGGGGGAACCGCAACCCTTCAGAGGCATTTTTACTGGAAGTGGCGGAAATTCTTCATGTTTCCATTGAGGAGCTTCAGCCACCTGACGATAAATGA
- the dusB gene encoding tRNA dihydrouridine synthase DusB — protein MLKIGDIEMKNPVVLAPMAGVCNSAFRLTVKEFGAGLVCAEMVSDKGIVLQNARTMNMLYIDEREKPLSLQIFGGEKKSLVEAAQFVDKNTNADIIDINMGCPVPKITKCDAGAKWLLDPNKIYEMVSAVVDAVDKPVTVKMRIGWDDEHVFAIQNAQAVERAGGKAVSMHGRTRVQMYEGKANWDIIREVKRSINIPLIGNGDVETPQDAERMLKETGVDGVMIGRAALGNPWMIYRTVKYLETGQLMDEPSVREKMDVCVLHMDRLIALKNENVAVREMRKHASWYLKGVKGNAQARKGINYCETREDVVKLLYGLVDDIEAKQQNIQMV, from the coding sequence GTGTTAAAAATAGGCGATATAGAAATGAAGAATCCGGTAGTGTTGGCACCGATGGCGGGAGTCTGCAACTCGGCATTCCGCTTGACCGTCAAGGAATTTGGTGCTGGTCTTGTTTGTGCGGAGATGGTCAGTGATAAGGGAATCGTTTTACAAAATGCTAGAACGATGAATATGCTTTATATAGATGAAAGAGAAAAGCCGTTAAGCTTGCAAATCTTTGGCGGTGAAAAGAAATCTTTGGTCGAAGCTGCACAATTTGTAGATAAAAATACAAATGCTGATATCATTGATATCAACATGGGCTGCCCTGTTCCTAAAATCACTAAATGTGATGCGGGTGCGAAGTGGCTTCTCGATCCAAACAAAATTTATGAGATGGTTTCAGCCGTGGTTGATGCCGTTGATAAGCCGGTAACGGTGAAAATGCGCATAGGCTGGGATGATGAGCATGTTTTTGCGATTCAAAATGCCCAGGCTGTTGAACGCGCAGGCGGTAAAGCTGTTTCCATGCATGGCAGGACACGAGTTCAAATGTATGAAGGAAAAGCTAACTGGGACATCATCCGTGAAGTGAAGAGGTCGATTAATATTCCCCTTATCGGTAACGGTGATGTGGAAACTCCACAGGATGCGGAAAGAATGCTGAAGGAAACTGGTGTTGATGGAGTCATGATCGGCCGTGCAGCCCTAGGTAACCCATGGATGATCTACCGGACTGTAAAATATCTAGAAACCGGTCAACTGATGGATGAACCTTCAGTTCGTGAAAAGATGGACGTTTGCGTGCTTCATATGGATCGTCTGATTGCGTTGAAAAATGAAAATGTCGCTGTTCGTGAAATGCGTAAGCATGCTTCTTGGTATTTAAAGGGTGTTAAAGGGAATGCTCAAGCTCGCAAAGGAATTAATTATTGTGAAACAAGGGAAGATGTTGTAAAGCTTCTTTATGGACTTGTTGATGATATTGAAGCGAAGCAACAAAATATCCAAATGGTCTGA
- the lysS gene encoding lysine--tRNA ligase, translating to MEMIFVSHEELNDQLQVRRDKMQAMIDNGQDPFGSRFERTHNTQEIISAYGELEKEDLEEKEIEVTIAGRVMTKRGKGKAGFAHIQDISGQIQIYVRLDNIGEDSYQIFNQTDLGDIVGVTGVIFKTKVGELSIKAKEYVFLAKALRPLPDKFHGLKDVEERYRKRYVDLITNEESKNTLIMRSRIVQAMRRYLDDHGYLEVETPLLHSVAGGAAARPFLTHHNALDMPLNLRIAIELHLKRLIVGGLEKVYEIGRVFRNEGVSTRHNPEFTLIELYEAYADYQDIMSLTENLIAHIAQEVLGTTTIQYGEYEIELKPEWKRLHMVDAVKEYTGVDFWTEMSKEEAQQLAKENGIEVKESMEFGHIVNEFFEQKVEDKLIQPTFIYGHPVEISPLAKKNPEDSRFTDRFELFIVGREHANAFTELNDPIDQRQRFEAQLKEREQGNDEAHEMDEDFLEALEYGMPPTGGLGIGVDRLVMLLTNSPSIRDVLLFPLMRHR from the coding sequence ATGGAGATGATTTTCGTGAGTCATGAAGAATTGAATGACCAACTGCAGGTAAGGCGCGATAAAATGCAGGCCATGATTGATAATGGACAAGACCCTTTCGGGAGCAGGTTCGAGCGCACACATAACACTCAGGAGATAATCAGTGCTTATGGTGAATTAGAAAAGGAAGATCTTGAAGAAAAAGAAATTGAAGTTACGATCGCTGGCCGTGTCATGACGAAGCGCGGAAAAGGGAAAGCGGGATTTGCCCATATCCAGGATATTAGCGGCCAAATCCAAATCTACGTTCGTCTGGATAACATAGGGGAAGATTCTTACCAAATTTTCAACCAAACGGATCTTGGCGATATCGTAGGGGTAACTGGCGTTATCTTCAAAACAAAAGTCGGGGAACTTTCCATTAAAGCTAAAGAGTATGTGTTCCTTGCTAAGGCGCTTCGCCCGTTACCTGATAAATTTCATGGCTTAAAGGACGTTGAAGAGCGTTATCGTAAACGTTATGTCGATTTAATTACAAATGAGGAAAGTAAAAATACGTTGATCATGCGCAGTCGTATTGTACAAGCCATGAGACGTTATTTGGACGATCATGGATACCTTGAAGTGGAGACGCCGCTATTGCACTCTGTTGCTGGTGGAGCTGCTGCACGTCCTTTCCTTACTCACCATAATGCTTTGGATATGCCTTTGAATTTAAGGATCGCCATTGAACTGCATCTAAAACGCTTAATTGTTGGCGGATTGGAGAAAGTTTATGAAATTGGCCGGGTTTTCAGAAATGAAGGAGTGTCCACAAGGCACAATCCTGAATTCACTTTGATCGAATTGTACGAAGCTTATGCGGATTACCAAGATATCATGAGTTTAACGGAAAACCTGATTGCCCATATAGCTCAAGAAGTTCTTGGGACGACTACCATCCAGTATGGGGAGTATGAGATAGAGTTAAAACCGGAATGGAAACGACTTCACATGGTTGACGCTGTAAAAGAATATACTGGTGTGGACTTCTGGACTGAAATGAGTAAAGAAGAAGCCCAGCAGCTTGCTAAAGAAAATGGGATTGAAGTTAAGGAATCCATGGAGTTCGGCCATATCGTAAATGAATTCTTTGAACAAAAGGTCGAAGATAAGTTAATTCAGCCTACATTCATCTATGGGCATCCAGTGGAAATCTCTCCTTTAGCAAAGAAAAATCCGGAAGATTCCCGTTTCACAGATCGTTTTGAGTTATTCATTGTAGGTAGGGAGCACGCAAATGCCTTCACTGAACTTAATGATCCTATTGATCAACGTCAACGCTTTGAAGCTCAATTGAAAGAACGAGAGCAAGGTAATGATGAAGCTCATGAAATGGATGAAGATTTCTTGGAGGCGTTAGAATACGGAATGCCGCCGACTGGCGGACTAGGAATTGGTGTTGACCGTTTGGTTATGCTATTGACCAATTCTCCTTCTATACGTGACGTCCTGTTATTCCCTTTAATGAGACATCGCTAA